TTAAAGACGTAATAGTTTATGATGCAGAAAGTCATGCATCCATAATTGACGGTGTTCGTCTTCATAGAGCTAAAGGTGGTAAAACATACACCTTCAAGCATAATGACATGGAAAGCCTTGAAAAAAACTTGGTGCGTGCTACTAAAATAGCCTCAGAACAAGGTGGTGGTATTCTAGTAGTTACTGAAGGTGTCTTTGGCATGTCAGGGGCTGTAGGTGCTTTGGACAAAATAGTGGCTTTGAAAGAGAAGTTTACATTCCGATTATTAGTGGACGATGCTCACGGGTTCGGAACTATGGGTAAAACGGGCTCTGGTGTTCCTGAACATTTAGGAGTACAAGACGGTGTTGACATTCACTTCTCTACATTTGCCAAGTCTATGGCTATGATTGGTGCTTTTGTAGCGGCAGATCATGACATTATCATGTACCTGAAATATAATATGCGTTCTCAAACTTATGCCAAGGCTTTGCCAATGGCTTTTGTTAAAGGAGCATTGAAGCGTCTTCAATTAATAAAAGACAACCCTCAATTTAAAGACAACCTTTGGACAGTAGTAAAAGCTCTTCAAAATGGTTTTAAAGAAAGAGGTTTTGATATTGGTGTCACAGAAAGCTGTGTAACACCTGTCTTCTTGCATGGAGATTACAATTTAGCCATTGTAACAAACCTAATAAAAGACATGAGAGAGAATATGAATGTATTCTGCTCAATCATTGTATATCCGGTGGTACCTAAAGGAGTTATTCTTTTAAGAATCATTCCTACGGCATCTCATACCTTAGAAGATGTAGATTTTACAATGAAATGTTTTGAAGAGGTACAGCGTAAATTACAAGCTGGACTTTATGCTGAGCAAGCAAAAGTTGAAGCGTAAATCTTGACGTTTAGTATAGAGATAGAAACTAAAAAATGCCCTTTCATTGAATGAGAGGGCATTTTTTATTACTTTTTTTCAATTAAATCTTAGAATTATTAGAGAATTAACATATCTTGCGTACAGTTAAACTAAATTATAACAAAAATTAACCCTTTTTCTATGGACAAATTTCAGGAACTATCGGACCTAGTAGCATCTATGCAAGATGATTTTGACAAGTTTTATGACAAGAAAAACAAAGCTGCTGGCACAAGAGTAAGAAAAGGAATGCAAGACTTAGCTGTATTTGCTAAAGCTACAAGAAGTGAAGTACAAGAGATGAAAAACTCTGGAATGTAATTTGCTAACGTGAATCTTACACAGAAACTTAGGAAGTTCCGAAGCCATGCTTCGGAACTTCTTTTTTGTACCTAGTTTAGTATAATTCTGTATTTTTCAAGGTTCCAGTACCTCTAATGGTTATTTTTTTAGTTTCAGGGTCATAAACCTCCGTAGCAATTTCAGCTATATGTTTACCTTCTCGGATGTTCATTACTCTAAACACCACTTCGTACTCCTTGTCCACAAACATAGGTCTCAGGTACTCTGTTTCTTGTTTAAGGTAAATAGAACCAGGACCACCAGGCTCATTCATTCCTAAAAAACGAGTAAAAACACTGCTACCTAAATGACCATGAATGATACACTTACCAAAACGAGATTGGGCCGCATATTCAGGGTCTGTATGAATAGGGTTATGATCGCCTGTTAACTCAGCAAAATCGTTTACTTGTTGCTGATTAAAGCTGAAAATAAATTTATATTCGGACCCTACAGGGATTTTCTTAGATTCCATTGTTAATATTGTTAAAATTTATAGAGCAAAATTAGACTATCAAAATTGCCTAAACAAGACATACTTTTTGTAATTAATCCGAATTCTGGGACGGATAGAAAAAAAAACACCTTAGAAAAAAGCATAAGTACTCACTTAGCAGCTGAGAAGTTTACTCCTATTATAGAATATACAAAAAGGCCGCTTCACGCCAAAGAGATAGTTCAATACTATGTAGAAAAAGGCATTAAAGAAATAGTAGCCGTAGGTGGAGACGGAACTATTAATGAGATAGCCAGTCAATTGATTGGAACGGATGTAATACTAAACTTAATATCTAAAGGTTCTGGAAATGGCTTAGCTAGACATTTGGGCATTTTTGAAAATGAGAAGGCCTGTATTGAACGTATTAACAAAGGCGAAGTAACTGAAATAGACACGGGATTGATAAACAACATTCCTTTTTTATGCACCGCAGGTTTAGGTTTTGATGCCTATGGAGCCGAAAAGTTTGGCCAGATGGAAGGACGCGGTTTAAAAAACTATATTCGAGCAGGGCTCTCCTCCTATTTTCAATATAAACCTCTTATAATTGAACTTGAAGGAGTTTCACATAAAGTATTCTCAGTCACCTTTGGCAATGCTTCTCAATTTGGCAACGATGCCTTTATTACACCATCTGCCAGCATAACAGACGGGCTTCTAGATTGCTGCATTGTGAAAGAACATCCAAAAAGTGCGGTCTTTGGTTTGACTCAGAAATTATTTAATCGTAAAATTGAAACTTCTAAGTATGTTGAGTACCATAGAGCGAAGTCATTTTTGCTAAAAGCTGAAGAACCAGTCCTTATTCACTATGACGGCGAGCCTATGCAATTAGAAAGCACTGAAATTAAGGTAGAAATAAGACCTAAATCCTTGAAAATTAAGATATGAGTAATAAAAGCAAGAAAAGAAGTGGTGTGGTATACTCTACCAACCCCGATTATAAATACGACGAGGGCAATGCTGACCTTTTCAAAACAGATAAAGACAGCCAGAAATTGAAAGTTTGGCTTGATAGAAAAGGTGGCAATAAAGTAGTTACCCGTGTTGCTGATTTTGAAGGAAACGATTTTGAATTAGCCGTTTTGAAAAAGAAGCTTCAAAGTGCCTGCGGTACAGGTGGAGCGGTGAAAGATGGTGAAATATTGATTCAGGGAGACCACAGAGAAAAAGTGGTAAACCTCTTGATTGCTGAAGGGTATGCAGCAAAAAAAGCAGGAGGTTAACCTCCTGCTTTTACTTACTATAAATTTCAATTCGTATTACTCAATTCCCCCCATCCAGTTTTTAATCTGTTTCTGAAAGAGAATCATTAGCAATCCGGCAACAGCACCATACATACAGAATTGCATAAACAAGCCAGGCATGGCATCTACATTGCCTTCATCAAAATTACCTGCGAAAAGACCTGCTATTAAATTACCTAAAGACGCCCCCACAAACCAAAGCCCCATCATCTGACTATAATACTTTTTAGGAGCAAGTTTGGTATATGAGCTCAAGCCTACTGGACTAATACAAAGCTCACCTAATGAGTGAAGTAGATAAGTAAACGTTAACCAACCCATACCAGCTAATGTTCCGTCTAATATTCTCTGAGCTGCAAAATACATTACTAAAAAACCTAGTCCTAACTGAATAAGACCCAGACCAAACTTCACAGGAACATTAGGATTAAGGTTTCTCTTATTTAACCATATCCAAAGAGCTGCAAATGGTGCAGAAAAGACAAGAATAAAGAAAGAGTTAGCATTTTGAAACCATGAAGCTGGTAAATCCCAGCCAAATAAATCACGATCTGTGTGCCTATCGGCAAAAATTGTAAACGTAGTGGCTGCCTGCTCAAAACCAGACCAAAAAATGGCTATAGCAACAAATAGAATAAATAATACTCCTACCCTTCTACGCTCAATTATGGTTAAAGACTTATCTAGGAAACCTATATAAATAAAATAACCAACTGTGATTCCTGAAATAATGTATTTCATAGAATTGGCAAGCTGAATACTATCAAGCATTCCCGTAGTGACAGAAAGTACCGCTATGGCTAATAATGCAATAACCACGTATAAATAGGTATAAG
This sequence is a window from Arcticibacterium luteifluviistationis. Protein-coding genes within it:
- a CDS encoding histone H1, translating into MDKFQELSDLVASMQDDFDKFYDKKNKAAGTRVRKGMQDLAVFAKATRSEVQEMKNSGM
- a CDS encoding aminotransferase class I/II-fold pyridoxal phosphate-dependent enzyme, whose amino-acid sequence is MVKDIFEKVVNNMGPIGSQAHYSHHYYSFPKLTGPLGPYMNFGGTRMLNWSLNDYLGLANHPEVLKADAEAAAETGLAYPMGARMMTGNTDLHEKLEKQLAEYVGKEDAFLLNYGYQGVMSAVEAMVDFKDVIVYDAESHASIIDGVRLHRAKGGKTYTFKHNDMESLEKNLVRATKIASEQGGGILVVTEGVFGMSGAVGALDKIVALKEKFTFRLLVDDAHGFGTMGKTGSGVPEHLGVQDGVDIHFSTFAKSMAMIGAFVAADHDIIMYLKYNMRSQTYAKALPMAFVKGALKRLQLIKDNPQFKDNLWTVVKALQNGFKERGFDIGVTESCVTPVFLHGDYNLAIVTNLIKDMRENMNVFCSIIVYPVVPKGVILLRIIPTASHTLEDVDFTMKCFEEVQRKLQAGLYAEQAKVEA
- a CDS encoding translation initiation factor, with translation MSNKSKKRSGVVYSTNPDYKYDEGNADLFKTDKDSQKLKVWLDRKGGNKVVTRVADFEGNDFELAVLKKKLQSACGTGGAVKDGEILIQGDHREKVVNLLIAEGYAAKKAGG
- a CDS encoding peptide MFS transporter translates to MSSNEKTLFGHPMGLYVLFFTEMWERFSYYGMRAILFLYLTKSASEGALGLPEDTAGAVYGLYAASVYLLTLPGGWIADNILGQKKAIWLGGICIMIGHGVLALPATPSIFFLGLAFVAVGTGLLKANISSIVGELYPEGGAKRDAAFSIFYLGINLGSFLGMFIVGYLGEKVGWHYGFGAAAFAMFFGLINFKVNGKYLKNVGEKPNKKASYTYLYVVIALLAIAVLSVTTGMLDSIQLANSMKYIISGITVGYFIYIGFLDKSLTIIERRRVGVLFILFVAIAIFWSGFEQAATTFTIFADRHTDRDLFGWDLPASWFQNANSFFILVFSAPFAALWIWLNKRNLNPNVPVKFGLGLIQLGLGFLVMYFAAQRILDGTLAGMGWLTFTYLLHSLGELCISPVGLSSYTKLAPKKYYSQMMGLWFVGASLGNLIAGLFAGNFDEGNVDAMPGLFMQFCMYGAVAGLLMILFQKQIKNWMGGIE
- a CDS encoding diacylglycerol/lipid kinase family protein; this encodes MPKQDILFVINPNSGTDRKKNTLEKSISTHLAAEKFTPIIEYTKRPLHAKEIVQYYVEKGIKEIVAVGGDGTINEIASQLIGTDVILNLISKGSGNGLARHLGIFENEKACIERINKGEVTEIDTGLINNIPFLCTAGLGFDAYGAEKFGQMEGRGLKNYIRAGLSSYFQYKPLIIELEGVSHKVFSVTFGNASQFGNDAFITPSASITDGLLDCCIVKEHPKSAVFGLTQKLFNRKIETSKYVEYHRAKSFLLKAEEPVLIHYDGEPMQLESTEIKVEIRPKSLKIKI
- a CDS encoding MaoC family dehydratase yields the protein MESKKIPVGSEYKFIFSFNQQQVNDFAELTGDHNPIHTDPEYAAQSRFGKCIIHGHLGSSVFTRFLGMNEPGGPGSIYLKQETEYLRPMFVDKEYEVVFRVMNIREGKHIAEIATEVYDPETKKITIRGTGTLKNTELY